From the Bos javanicus breed banteng chromosome 7, ARS-OSU_banteng_1.0, whole genome shotgun sequence genome, the window tttagaaatatttccaaGAGTTTCAATTCATCCTTGAAGCTTagtctttaactttcatttttaataaacttgaagactttttaaattttataacagaatgaaagaaagacaaatgtgtGGCATATAAATGGAAATCAGCAATGCAATGGTTATAAgttaactaaataaaattaacatacttGACAATGTTTCATCagttaaattattatttcaattCACTGGTAATAATCCAGCTAAATTAATCTTGAAAGGTAACTTCCAAGTAGCACGCATGAGCAAAAAGAGCATGGCACATGGTGATTTTTTACATTGTTTAGCTTCCCCTGTCCAGAGGAGACCAAGATTGTGCCATCTAGTTATtaaaattaatctgaaaaatactGATATAATTAATACAGTTCCCAGTGGATCAcagaaatgttctttattttgagAGAGATGTGGGTTACACAGATGGATCCATTTGTTAAAAATGCTACAGTTAAGATTGGTGCCTTTCAATTTGTGTAAACATCACCGTAAGAAAAGAACCATGCAAAACTGAACATTGACTGGGAGGCATAAAATGGAGGAAAAGGTATAGATGAAACAAGACAGAATGTTGTGAAGTTGGGAGGTGTGTACATGGAAGTTTATGCTGTTTACTTTGCATATGTTGAACTTTgtccataataaaaattttttaaatgaatagtcCTTGTGAGATGGGTTTATAAAAGCAAAGTCAATTCAACTCTACTTTAGCAAATCTGAGCAACTGAGAAGCATTTTCCTGAAGGAATCTAACGCAATCCACTTTCCAAAAAGGGAGTTTCTTCACATACCCAACTGACCTCTCTTTGGGTTACATTAAGACATTACCTTCTTTCTATAGCAACCAATGTTCTCACAGACACTTCAATGATCTaacttgatttttatatatactgtactactaataaatgaaatgttttaaaatgaaaataatttaataagctGTATTTGAGGATGCCTTCAGGCAAAGACAGTGAATAAAGAACTGTGGATGCCAGAGACGGCATTAAGTTGGAATCAGAACTCAGAATGTCCACTGAAAAGAGGAAGCATTTAGGACTGAGCTACAAATAATTTTGTTTCAGAGAAGAAGCTAAACCCATCCAAGATGTTTCTGATTGTTGGTTTTACTTTATCAGTGTATTTCATTATTCATATCCTCAGGGGAGTCTGTTTTCAGCAACATTTACCAAGTGAACAATGGAGGCTGGTGACAGTGATCTTAATTTTATCCTTCTGGGTATATAGAGTTGCTTTTCAACTATAAAATGATTTCATCAGCTcagaatttagattttatttagcTTTATTTTAGCTAGAGTTgaagtattttgaaaaatatcctCATTTTTAACCTTCCATCATTCACTCCTTACCTGAAGTGAATTTTGCTTGAATTCAAATCATTTCACCTCTCCACAAATACAAAATCATTCTGAAGTAAATTATGTTTGGTATTTTTGTATGCTTAGATATGCACTGACCCATTTATTGCATTCTCAGGAAATTTAGAGATATATTTCCCAGTGTATCTGAGCAGAAATTGGTGAGATAGGAATGAACATAGTTATAATGAACTATCACTGAATTTCAGGGTATCCACTCAAATATAATCCACCTTTCACACTACGTTATTTGGTCTGTATTTATAGGACCAAGTGTTATCCTTATTGTGAAAGAATGGCAGAGGTGATTCTTGAATGTTCGTTTTCTACATTGCATTATGCCCTTATAACAGGGTAATACATTTGGACTTTGATTAATTAATACACACAGCAGGGAAATTTGACCAAAAAGttacaataaaatgaacaaccctAATAAAATCATGGCCATTTCTACcaatacaaaaatgaaatggaTTCCTAAAATGCTTACTTACGATACATACCAGATTATTCCCGGCCcctcttttaaataatttgatttgATACTTCTATAATACCTATTTCTTGGCCTCAATTTTCCTAATAGCCTAATTGTTCCCTTTATTGTGCAGGTGTGACCACAAAACAACGGTAAGTATGTTGTTCATTCCATTTTATTAGTCATAAAGTTTAGAGAAATAAGTGTTTAAGATTGATCTTGCTAACCAACTTTTACTTTTGTATAGAGTGTCCGTGGGACAATTAAATAGTATACTTCTCAGATTCAGAAATTACACTGCTCCTCAGAGATAaactgcaaagagtgggacacgactgagcaactgaactgaactgaaccaatgaaTGAAAGTTGGTTATAGGAAGTTTATATTACCTGAGGGAATGACTCTTAAATGTGTTAGTATGTatcagaattcttaaagagaaagacTGACTTACAGATTAGTTAGTACAGCCAGAAGGCtagaaaattcaagttctgaaaaagaaaaaaaaaaaaaagactcccagATAAGTCTTTATGCATGTGGTTCACTCACTGCAGTCTGAGAAACTCAGCGTTTTCCTTAAAACGTTTATAATGTTTACATTTTGGATGTGGTGTTGACCTGCAGCACCCCCACGAAGTTACTCATTTCAACGCATGGTGGCAGTGCAGGCTAAGAGTGGATATAAGCTCTGCAGACTCGGTGGACTCCATttcagagaagcccaagagaaAAATATAGAGCTCATTTACAGGTTAAGCTAAGACAGAAGTGTTCAGGGAGCAGTCGCTGCCAGACAAGTTATAGGAACGAATTTGAAATTCCGGAGCAGACATTTTGAAGGGTCAACAGTGGACGTAGTGATTGGGattggaaaaagatttttcttctgGAACCAGACATAACAATGGAAATGGTGCAAAGGAAACTACATCAGAAGAAAAGGCAAGTGATGATCTTCATTACATTGATTCTTTCGTGGGAGGCAGGTTCAGAAACGATTCGGTACTCTGTACtggaagagacagaaagtggCACGTTTGTGGCCAACCTGACAAAAGACCTGGGACTCAGGATGGGAGAGCTGGCTGCCCGGGGCGCCCGAGTTGTTTTTAAGGGGAATAGACAGCATTTGCGGCTTGATCCAGGCACCTGTGATTTGCTGCTGAATGATAAACTGGACCGGGAGGAGCTGTGCGGCTCCACTGAGCCCTGCGTGCTACCCTTCCAAGTGTTACTGGAAAATCCCTTTCAGTTATTTCAGGCTGCCTTGGTAATTAGAGATGTAAATGACCACGCTCCAGAGTTCCCTGCTAGAGAAATGCAActaaaaatatcagaaattaCTATACCAGGTAAGGTATTTCCTTTGAAAATGGCACAAGATTTAGATGCTGGTAGCAACGGCCTTCAGAGCTACATAATCAGCTCCAACCCTCACTTCCACATTCTCACTAGAAACCGCAAGGACGGGAGGAAGTCCCCGGAGCTGGTACTGGACAAAGCGTTGGATCGTGAGGAGCAGCCCGAGCTCAGGCTAACCCTCACAGCGCTGGATGGCGGGTCTCCGCCTCTGTCTGGGACCACAGAGATTCAGATCCTGGTCTTGGATAGCAATGACAACGCCCCCGAGTTTGCTCAGGAGTTCTATGAGGCGCAAGTCCCTGAAAATAGCTCCCTGGGCTCTCTGGTTATCACTGTCTCAGCGAGAGATTTAGATGCAGGATCATTTGGAGAGGTATCTTACGCCCTATTTCAAGTCGATGACGTTAACGAACCTTTCGAAATTAACGCAAATACAGGAGAAATTCGACTAAAAAAGAAATTGGATTTTGAAGAATTTCAATCGTATCAGGTGGATATCGAGGCTACAGACGGTGGGGGACTATCAGGAAAATGCTCTGTAGTCATCAAGGTCCTGGATGTGAATGACAATGCTCCCCAATTGACTATGTCCTCACTGACTAGCCCCATCCCTGAAAACCTGCCAGAGATCCTAGTGGCAGTTTTCAGTGTATCAGATGCTGATTCTGGACATAACCAACAGGTTATCTGTTCTATACATGACAATCTCCCCTTTGTTTTAAGACCGTCCGTTGAGAATTTCTACACATTGATAACAGAAGGGGCACTGGACCGAGAGGAAAGAGCCGAGTACAACATCACTATCACGGTCACTGACATGGGAACCCCAAGACTGAAAACCGAGCACAACATAACAGTGCTGGTGTCCGACGTCAACGACAACGCCCCCACCTTCACCCAGACCTCCTACACCCTGTGGGTCCGCGAGAACAACAGCCCCGCCCTGCACATCGGCAGCATCAGCGCCACAGACACAGACGCGGGCGCTAACGCCCAGGTCACCTACTCGCTGCTGCCGCCCCCCGACCCGCTCGTGCCCCTCGCCTCCCTCGTGTCCATCAACCCCGACAATGGCCACCTCTTCGCCCTCACGTCCCTGGACTACGAGGCCCTAAGAGCCTTCGAGTTCTACGTGGGCGCCACCGACCGCGGCTCGCCCGCGCTCAGCAGCCAGGCGCTGGTGCGCGTGCTCGTGGCGGACGCCAACGACAACGCGCCCTTCGTGCTCTACCCGCTGCAGAACGCCTCGGCGCCCTGCACCGAGCTGGTGCCCAGGGCGGCCGAGCCGGGCTACCTGGTGACCAAGGTGGTGGCGGTGGACGGCGACGCGGGCCAGAACGCCTGGCTGTCGTACCAGCTGCTCAAGGCCACGGAGCCCGGGCTGTTCGGCGTGTGGGCGCACAACGGCGAGGTGCGCACGGCGCGGCTGCTGAGCGAGCGCGACGCGCCCAAGCAGCGGCTGGTGGTGCTGGTCAAGGACAACGGCGAGCCGCCGCTGTCGGCCAGCGTCACGCTGCACGTGCTGCTGGTGGACGGCTTCTCGCAGCCCTACCTGCCGGCCCCGGAAGCGGAAGCGGCGGCCGCAGTGCCCGCCGACCCGCTCACCGTCTACCTGGTGGTGGCCTTGGCGTCGGTGTCGTCGCTCTTCCTCTTCTCGGTGCTGGTGTTCGTGGCGGTGCGGCTGTGCAGGAGGGGCGGGGCGGCCTCGGCGGGTCGCTGCCCGGTGGCCGAGGGCCACTTCCCGGGCCACCTGGTGGACGTCAGCGGCACGGGGACCCTGTCCCAGAGCTACCAGTACGAGGTGTGTCTGACGGGAGACCATAGAACTGGTGAGTTCAAATTCCTGAAGCCGGTATTCCCTAACCTCTTGGTTCAGGACACtgagagagaaatcaaagaaagcCCCAGTTGTAGAAATAGCTTTGTATTCAGTTAAATGTCATATTTGGTTAAGTGAGCCTCTCCTTAATTTTGGCAAACCTAATTCCCATTGCAATACCTTTCTCTTAAGAAGTTGTACTgttgtacaaatatatatatagggcttccctggtggctcagtggtaaagaatctgcccgcaatgttggagatccaggttcgatccctgggtcgtgaagatcccctggggaaggaaatgacaacccactcctgtattctggcctggagaattccatggacagaggaacctggcaggctacagttcatgagatcataaagaatcggacacgactgagtgattaacacacacaaatatacatacatatatatatatatatatatgcatgtctCTGTGCTAATTAGATTTAGCATTTTTAGTTGTACTGGATATTGAATATGTATTTTCTCCATATTTGACCTTCTCTTGATGATTAATCTTTCCATAACTAAAAATTACTCTAGtataaaaagaaattctattaatatttaaatcaactTCTTAGTTTATGTCTTttcaatgaaacattttaaagctCCTGTGTAATCAtgcatttctgtatatttttggtGCTTTTCCTTATCATACAGCTTTCTATTTGCAAGCTAGTGTTTGAAATTCTTTGTAACTACCTAGACCGTTCTTGTTGATTATTCTACAAAGCTATGGCCCCTGAATAGCCATGAGCATATCTTAGCATACTTGTTTCTCCAAAACTGTACATAAACATGCACTTTATTAAAGTAGTAATACACTACAATTTTGACCATATCCCATTGTAAGCACCAATATGCTAGAGATTTCTCTCTCTTATTTGTCTGCTACTTAACCTAGCACATTGCAATTGCTACATACTCAcattaacataaaaattattctaataataattaaaaagaaaaatctgatacAATTTGGCATTACTTCACTAAATAAAACTAAGtcactactttttaaattattttttaaaacacagaaccTTAAATACACCCTAAGTCATTTCAAAGGACTAAAGAGGTAGAGGGCATCATATACTGCCTTGTCCTTCCTTTTGCCCTATAACTACAAGTTCAAATGTAGTTTAacgtatttgtttttcttggtttcCCTGAAGTTTCTCTGCACCTTCAAAAGAGTAAGAATTTCTTTTGAGTTTTGGTTATTCTGTTCTAGTCTGGTTATTGAGTGATAATAGATTTTCACTTTGTTATTCTGCAGACATGGACAGTCTTTATCAacaaaacagtgacatattttttaTGTCCAAGTTATCTTTTGTTCTTCTATGTAGCTTTCAGACATTTTGCAAAGTAGTTTTTTCAATTATGCTAAACTTTCATTATTAAGAAaaaagcattgttttttttttcctttaagacaaCATAAGAAATAAACTCACCTGGCATTGCAATTGCTTTATATTGTGTTCATTAAACCAAGGAAGCTATGTGATTTCCAACTAAAGTTATAGGGATATAACTATAAAGCCACTTACATCTATTAAAGAGTTTGCTTTATAAGTCTCAAGTATCACTCTACAGGAATTTAATTATTTGCATCTTtccttaattatattttttctaaggatgtaatgaaataaaaaatgaaaactacttaAAGTTATCATTGAACATACCTTTTTACCTTCATCCAATCTAATACTTGAAATTAGAAAGTGATAAGAACACAATTAAACAAATGACATAAATATTGTATTTAACTTTAATGATGCCTCCATTTACTGttagatatttaaatgaaatagtttAATGTATGATGACAAGAAATCTGATTGACGTTTTCACCACTATATCTATTTCACCTCTATATCTCCACTATATCTCAACATTATGAAAAAAGTTCATGTTTTTGTTTATGCCAGGAAAGTCAAATTTGTATAATTACCTAAATGAGTCTAAGCAAATAAACACTGAGAACCCACCTTTATTAactttatatatgttttttaaattactttgtgtattaatttataaatgagtgtattaatttataaattactgTGTGTATTCATAAAGTATGGATCATTACTTACTAGCTGGAGATCACTAGCAGACTTTGGTGTAGACCTCATCAACACTTTAAAATTCAATTAGAATTTAGTAGTAAATATCCAGATAACTTCCACAAAAtgaatacatcatgaaaaacaggCCATTTCTAttgttgcaaaataaaataaaataaaaaggagccAAATATCTGGATAATAATACCCATTTCAATCACTTTCtcaaatgtattatatatgttcatttttaacatttcctctttcatcattttttaGGCACAGCATAAAGTGTGtttagggcttccaaggtggcaatagtggtaaagattcacctgccaatgcagaagatgcaagttcaatccctgggtcatgaagatcccctagagaagggaatggcaacccactccagtattcttgcctggagaatcccatggacagaggagcctggtgggctacagtgcacagggtcgcaaaaagtcttgacacgactgaagtgacctagcacacacaGTGTGTTGTTTTAGTGACATAAATTCTACCTAAGTCAACACGGCCCACATCACTTTCAGACATAAATTCTACTGAAGTCAACGTGGCCCACATCACTTTCAGAACTCCTCTTCCTTATGGCCAAAAGTTACAGAATACAGATTTTAAGTAGTCTCAGATTTTAAGTTTTGCATATATTTGGTTGTATTCTATTTCAAGTTAGAAGGATTATTTAACAGcagaaaacaactttttttttcttctttcactttcaaacaactATAAAGCTTGGTTAAAATTCAGAAATTACTAGTTTGAAGAAACAGTAGATCATATTCAAAGAACTGAAGGGGCTAAGTAAGCTTCCTGAAAAGGAAACTTCTTGAGAGAGCTCTGAACTGACTCCTACAGTTTGCCCTGAGGAAATTTGCAAAAGCCTAAGAACAGTgccaggaaacccaggtttgattcctgggtccagaagatcccttggagaaggaaatggcaacccactccagtattcttgcctggaaaatcccatggatggaggagcctggcaggctacatacagtccatggggtcgcaatgagacGGACCCTACGGAGTGACTTCATTTAAGAACAGACAAAAGGCTTCTGCTCCTGCCAGGGATAGAGTAACTTCATATGCCTATGGCAAATTGGAGGCCAGTTCCCCTGTCAGAATATTTGTCAAATTCAGGGACATTCCAGTTGGAGGATTCAATGTTGGGAATATGCCAGTTCTCTTCAATCAATCTACTGATGCAGTAAAATCCTAGAAAAAACTTCAGCAGATTTCTTTGTAAAACTGACAAGCTgaatctaaaatttatatggaaatagacaatactaaccaaagcaatcttgaaaaaaagaataaaactaaagGACTTAATTATCAGATAATAAAACTTATTACAAAGTATAGAAATTAAGATAATTTGGTATTGCAGGATAAACaaggagaaaaattgaaaaaaagaagggCCTTGAACATAACTATGGTCATctgatttatgaaaaaaaatgacaactcaGAAATAGTGGAGAATGGAACTTTTTTCAGTAGATGGTGCAAAGACATTtggatatttttatgaaaaagtaaTCTGAGCCTAACCTCATTCctattaaaaagttaatttcatGAGAATTATAGCTATAAATGTAAAAAGTAATTGACTTTTTGAAAACACCACACAGCAGTATTttcatcactttgctgtatgcaaagaattaaagagaatacaaaaaaattcaaaccataattgaaaaatattgaaaattagactaaattaaaatttaaaggtttTGTTCTTCAGAGATATCTTGAGACTTAAAGTGCAAGCAATAGAATCAGAGAAGATACCTGCAATACATACGTCTGAAAAAGTACTtaaatccagaatatataaggaacttcTAAAGAtccctaagaaaaaaaaaaggcaaatgccCTAACAAGAACAGTAGACAAGAAACAGGTACTTCATAAGAAtgtactctaataaaaataaacaagtgaaaatgGACTCATTTAATTAATCTTCAGGGGAATCCTAATTAAAGTTACAACATGACATCACCACACACTCACCAAAATGGTTAAAAGACAATATCAAATGATGACAAGGATTTGGAGAAACTGGAGCTCTCACTCTTCACAACATAAGTGCACACAAAGACAGCAAAAATATTGATAGCAGCAGTACTCAAAATATCCCTTAACTGGAAAATACCAATGTCCATCCACTggagaatagaaaaacaaatcatTGTACAATAGAGTAACACAAAGCAATGAGATAAGTTAGAACAGTATAGAAGGGGTGGACTTTACAAACATATGAGTAATATTGTATAACTCCATTTGTGTGAAAGCTTAAaaacaagaacagaaaaaaaaccaCCCCACACTATAATAATAGAAATCAGAAGAGTTTTACCTTTAGTGACCAGATAATGACAGGAGAGGGCTTCTAGGGTTTTGGtaacattttagttttaatttaggTTCTGCTTACCAGTGTGTTCACTTCCTGAAAAGTTATTGAGTTGTACACAcatgattttttcccttttctgatgtatatttaaaataaaaccattttgaaaaatTGTAAACTTACCATTATTACTAATTTCTTGAATATAATCAAATAAGAATCCCACAAGAGAAAGTTTGAGTACTCAAAAGGTGTTTTATGAGGAATACTGATACATCATTTTAGTTTGTTCTGAAAAGTATTCTTTAACTGGAAGTTAACTTAGCAAATGCTTATTCAGAACTTCCAGTaactaaaaactggaaatacagaATCAATCGGGAGCATTTCTGACTTAAAAGGAAACTGATACATACCAAGTTAAAGCTTGGAATGAAATGGCCAATACTATATGCAATAGTAAATAGTGACGCCTGGTGGCGCTGCAAGCTAGGAGTATGAATGAAGGGATCTGTGACTGTCCCAGAAGCTGTTAAAGTGGGAATCACAACCCCGAGTGCTTTCTAAAAGAAGGAAGCAATTTACATAGGATGTAGGGGCAGAGATCTCTGAGAAGGGCATCGTCCTAGTGCAAGTCAATCAGAtcaaattccattttatttaacGAACTCATCTGGATTGGTTGTATATCGAGTTGAAGAAATTACCTTCTTGCACCGGATCTGGACAATGGAGACTGCGCCAGCAAAAACGCTACAAAAAAGGCAAGTTATCTTTCTTGCTATATTGTTGTTTTTGTGGGAGACTGGCTCTGAAGAAATTAGGTATTCCAtgccagaagaaagagaaagtgggTCTCTTGTGGCCAACCTGGCAAAAGACCTGGATCTCAGGGTGGGGGAACTAGCCACGCGGGGCGCGCGAATCCATTACAAAGGAAACAAACAGCTCTTGCAGCTGGATATAACGACCGGGAATTTGCTTCTATATGAAAAACTAGACCGGGAAGTGTTGTGCCGGGCAACAGATCCCTGTATACTGCATTTCCAACTATTACTGGAAAACCCGGTACAGATTATTCAAGCTGATCTACAGCTCACAGATATAAATGACCATTCCCCAGAGTTCCTAGAGAGAGAAATGCTCCTAAAAATCCCCGAGAGCGTCCAGACAGGGACTGTGTTTCCTTTGAAAATAGCTCAGGACTTTGACATAGGTAGTAACACGGTTCAAAACTACACAATCAGCCCCAACTCCCATTTTCATGTTGTCACTCATCATCGTGGAGATGGCAGAAAATACCCAGAGCTGGTGCTGGACAAAGCACTGGATCGGGAGAAACAGCCTGAGCTCAGTTTAACCCTCACCGCGCTGGATGGGGGGGCTCCGCCCAGGTCTGGGACCACTACAGTCCGCATCGAAGTCGTGGACATTAATGACAATGCCCCAGAATTTTTACAGTCCGTCTATGAGGTCCAGATTCCAGAGAACAGCCCCCTAAACTCCTTAGTTGTCGCTGTCTCTGCCCGAGATTTAGATGCAGGAACATATGGGAAAGTAGCCTATGCTCTATTCCAAGGAGATGAAGTTACTCAACCATTTGTAATAGACGAAATAACAGGAGAAATTAGTCTGAAAAGGGCATTGGATTTCGAGGCAACTCGGTTTTATAACGTGGAGATTGCAGCCACAGACGGCGGGGGCCTTTCAGGAAAATGCACTGTAGCTATAGAGGTGGTGGATGTGAACGACAACGCCCCCGAACTGACCATGTCGAGACTCATCAGCTCTGTCCCAGAAAACTCCCCAGAGACTGTGGTAGctgttttcagtgtttctgaTCCAGATTCCGGGGAAAACGGTAAGATGGTTTCCACCATTCAGAATGATCTCCCCTTTCTCTTGAAACCTACGTTCAAAAACTTTTACAGTCTGGTGACAGAGAGATCGCTAGACAGAGAGGAAAGAGCCGGGTACAACATCACCATCACGGTCACTGACATGGGAACCCCAAGACTGAAAACCGAGCACAACATAACAGTGCTGGTGTCCGACGTCAACGACAACGCCCCCGCCTTCACCCAGACCTCCTACACCCTGTGGGTCCGCGAGAACAACAGCCCCGCCCTGCACATCGGCAGCGTCAGCGCCACAGACACAGACGCGGGCGCCAACGCCCAGGTCACCTACTCGCTGCTGCCGCCCCCCGACCCGCTCGTGCCCCTCGCCTCCCTCGTGTCCATCAACCCCGACAACGGCCACCTCTTCGCCCTCACGTCCCTGGACTACGAGGCCCTAAGAGCCTTCGAGTTCCGCGTGGGCGCCACCGACCGCGGCTCGCCCGCGCTCAGCAGCCAGGCGCTGGTGCGCGTGCTCGTGGCGGACGCCAACGACAACGCGCCCTTCGTGCTCTACCCGCTGCAGAACGCCTCGGCGCCCTGCACCGAGCTGGTGCCCAGGGCGGCCGAGCCGGGCTACCTGGTGACCAAGGTGGTGGCGGTGGACGGCGACGCGGGCCAGAACGCCTGGCTGTCGTACCAGCTGCTCAAGGCCACGGAGCCCGGGCTGTTCGGCGTGTGGGCGCACAACGGCGAGGTGCGCACGGCGCGGCTGCTGAGCGAGCGCGACGCGCCCAAGCAGCGGCTGGTGGTGCTGGTCAAGGACAACGGCGAGCCGCCGCTGTCGGCCAGCGTCACGCTGCACGTGCTGCTGGTGGACGGCTTCTCGCAGCCCTACCTGCCGGCCCCGGAAGCGGAAGCGGCGGCCGCGGCGCCGGCCGACCCGCTCACCGTCTACCTGGTGGTGGCCTTGGCGTCGGTGTCGTCGCTCTTCCTCTTCTCGGTGCTGGTGTTCGTGGCGGTGCGGCTGTGCAGGAGGGGCGGGGCGGCCTCGGCGGGTCGCTGCCCGGTGGCCGAGGGCCACTTCCCGGGCCACCTGGTGGACGTCAGCGGCACGGGGACCCTGTCCCAGAGCTACCAGTACGAGGTGGGTCTGACGGGAAGTACTGGGACTGGGGAATTCAAGTGTCTGAAGCCAATTCTCCCCACCTTCCCTCTCCAGGGCACTGTGAGGGAAATCAAGGAAAACTCCACCGTTCGGAGTAGTTTCCTATTCAATTAAGTATTGGATTATTCTGTTATTAAGCCCTACTTAATAAGTTTGGTAATCTATTTTAACTTAAAGATACATGTTATCGATGCATATTATTGATGGTCCGTTTCACGATTGTTTTACTACTGCTCCTCATTGTGAAATTTTAGAGTCAGACACTGGGTATTCACTGTATTTTTCATGCGTTAACTTTatggttttttaaatattcagttcagtttagttcagttcagtcgatcagtcgtgtccgactctttgcgaccccatgaatcgcagcacaccaggcctccctgtccatcaccaactcccggagtttactcaaactcatgtccatcgagtcggtgatgccatccagccatct encodes:
- the PCDHB5 gene encoding protocadherin beta-5, translating into METAPAKTLQKRQVIFLAILLFLWETGSEEIRYSMPEERESGSLVANLAKDLDLRVGELATRGARIHYKGNKQLLQLDITTGNLLLYEKLDREVLCRATDPCILHFQLLLENPVQIIQADLQLTDINDHSPEFLEREMLLKIPESVQTGTVFPLKIAQDFDIGSNTVQNYTISPNSHFHVVTHHRGDGRKYPELVLDKALDREKQPELSLTLTALDGGAPPRSGTTTVRIEVVDINDNAPEFLQSVYEVQIPENSPLNSLVVAVSARDLDAGTYGKVAYALFQGDEVTQPFVIDEITGEISLKRALDFEATRFYNVEIAATDGGGLSGKCTVAIEVVDVNDNAPELTMSRLISSVPENSPETVVAVFSVSDPDSGENGKMVSTIQNDLPFLLKPTFKNFYSLVTERSLDREERAGYNITITVTDMGTPRLKTEHNITVLVSDVNDNAPAFTQTSYTLWVRENNSPALHIGSVSATDTDAGANAQVTYSLLPPPDPLVPLASLVSINPDNGHLFALTSLDYEALRAFEFRVGATDRGSPALSSQALVRVLVADANDNAPFVLYPLQNASAPCTELVPRAAEPGYLVTKVVAVDGDAGQNAWLSYQLLKATEPGLFGVWAHNGEVRTARLLSERDAPKQRLVVLVKDNGEPPLSASVTLHVLLVDGFSQPYLPAPEAEAAAAAPADPLTVYLVVALASVSSLFLFSVLVFVAVRLCRRGGAASAGRCPVAEGHFPGHLVDVSGTGTLSQSYQYEERWRHRYPK